In Gemmatimonadota bacterium, a single window of DNA contains:
- a CDS encoding PD-(D/E)XK nuclease family protein, with translation MTTAFDRHGIRHLSASALNLWKSDPALYAGKYLLRWSEDAGPNAWLGSAVEAGLTAWLYKRDIATAKEAADREWLNRSQGDVSDDVEAVKARILPMLGMAIDATRGVNDVPTSSQARVECWLDGIPVPIIGYTDLEWPDSIVDLKTTKAMPSSPRPDHVAQMAVYWLARGREKSCSLLYVTDKKHAVYRLEPEDMEQALSDLRATARTLERFLSRVRDGHDAIALLPADTSGYRWSDNLRERLNAERMAA, from the coding sequence ATGACCACCGCATTCGATCGGCACGGCATCCGCCACCTGTCGGCCTCGGCGCTGAACCTGTGGAAGTCGGACCCGGCGCTCTACGCGGGCAAGTATCTGCTCCGCTGGTCGGAGGATGCCGGCCCGAACGCATGGCTCGGGAGCGCCGTCGAGGCCGGCCTGACCGCATGGCTCTACAAGCGGGACATCGCGACCGCGAAAGAAGCCGCCGACCGGGAATGGCTCAACCGGAGCCAGGGTGACGTGTCGGATGATGTGGAAGCCGTCAAGGCCCGCATCCTGCCCATGCTCGGGATGGCGATCGACGCCACCCGCGGGGTCAACGACGTGCCGACCTCCTCCCAAGCCAGGGTCGAGTGCTGGCTGGACGGCATCCCGGTCCCGATCATCGGCTACACGGATTTGGAATGGCCGGACAGCATCGTCGACCTGAAAACGACGAAGGCGATGCCCTCGTCGCCGCGACCGGATCACGTCGCCCAGATGGCGGTCTACTGGCTCGCCCGTGGCCGGGAGAAGTCCTGCTCCCTGCTCTACGTCACCGACAAGAAACACGCGGTCTATCGCCTGGAGCCCGAGGACATGGAACAGGCGCTGAGCGACCTGCGGGCGACCGCGAGGACGCTGGAACGGTTCCTGTCCCGTGTCCGTGACGGGCACGACGCGATCGCCCTCTTGCCGGCGGACACCTCCGGATACCGCTGGTCCGACAATCTGCGCGAACGGCTGAATGCCGAAAGGATGGCGGCATGA
- a CDS encoding DUF968 domain-containing protein, with product MGREKRIRCPSHLGWVRSHACCVPGCDGRPIDAAHVRSGTDGGLGMKPGDDWAISLCASHHRDQHQVGEPEFERRHGIDMKALAREFAARSPHKVKLVRRGA from the coding sequence ATGGGCAGAGAGAAACGCATCCGGTGCCCCTCGCATCTCGGCTGGGTCCGCTCCCATGCCTGCTGCGTGCCGGGATGTGACGGCCGGCCGATCGACGCCGCGCACGTCCGGTCCGGGACGGATGGCGGGCTCGGGATGAAGCCCGGGGACGACTGGGCGATCAGCCTCTGCGCCTCCCATCACCGGGACCAGCACCAGGTGGGCGAGCCCGAGTTCGAGCGCCGGCACGGGATCGACATGAAGGCGCTGGCGCGGGAGTTCGCCGCACGGTCGCCGCACAAGGTGAAGTTGGTCAGGAGGGGAGCATGA
- a CDS encoding helix-turn-helix domain-containing protein: MSTPTPDRPTPADLRERRKALSLSQGACARIAGVTTRSWQRWEAGDQDIPPWTDMFMRGLECEAGIRTAPAPPP, from the coding sequence ATGTCGACGCCTACGCCTGACCGCCCCACCCCCGCCGACCTCCGGGAGCGCCGCAAGGCGCTCTCGCTGTCTCAGGGTGCCTGCGCGCGCATCGCCGGCGTCACGACGCGATCCTGGCAGCGCTGGGAGGCTGGCGACCAGGACATTCCGCCGTGGACGGATATGTTCATGCGCGGACTGGAGTGCGAGGCCGGGATCAGGACAGCACCAGCGCCGCCGCCGTGA
- a CDS encoding HNH endonuclease — protein sequence MASDTLIEEWRSVEGWPYEVSSLGRVRRSTMGAPLTNTSPGRIRTPYLERSGYLRVNLSRGADRRKHWVHRLVVEAFIGPPPNPLCQVAHIDGCPLNNVLANLRWATPKENSEDKRRHGTMARGTAINTNKLSRHDVMALRHLRKTQLTTHRGLAERFGISKRQVGRILNGLSWSWVGSS from the coding sequence ATGGCTAGCGACACCCTAATCGAAGAATGGCGGTCTGTTGAGGGGTGGCCTTACGAAGTAAGCAGCCTCGGTCGCGTCCGCCGCTCCACCATGGGTGCCCCTCTGACAAATACCTCGCCGGGCCGCATCCGGACCCCGTATCTTGAGCGTAGTGGATATCTCCGCGTAAACTTGTCGCGAGGGGCGGATCGGCGCAAACATTGGGTCCACCGCCTTGTGGTTGAGGCCTTTATCGGGCCACCGCCCAACCCTTTATGCCAAGTCGCGCACATCGACGGCTGCCCACTGAATAATGTTCTTGCGAACTTACGCTGGGCCACTCCGAAAGAGAATTCTGAGGATAAGCGCCGCCACGGCACTATGGCTCGTGGCACGGCCATCAACACCAATAAACTCTCCAGGCACGACGTGATGGCACTTCGTCATCTTCGAAAAACGCAACTGACGACGCACCGCGGGCTTGCCGAACGGTTCGGCATTTCGAAGAGACAGGTCGGCCGCATATTGAATGGGCTATCCTGGTCATGGGTTGGCTCTAGTTGA
- a CDS encoding lysozyme produces MAREVSEAGVRLVQEFEGCRLDAYRCPAGIPTIGYGATGPDIRMGMVWTQEQADERLAEDLARFAAGVERLVQVDLTDNQFAALVSFAYNVGLGALAGSTLLRKLNAGDYEGAADQFPRWNKGGGRVLPGLVRRRAAERDLFLSDA; encoded by the coding sequence ATGGCTCGTGAAGTCAGCGAGGCCGGCGTCCGACTCGTCCAGGAGTTCGAGGGCTGCCGTCTCGACGCCTACCGCTGCCCGGCCGGCATCCCAACCATCGGCTACGGCGCCACTGGCCCGGATATCCGCATGGGGATGGTGTGGACGCAGGAGCAGGCCGACGAGCGACTGGCCGAGGACTTGGCGCGGTTCGCCGCCGGGGTCGAGCGGCTGGTCCAGGTCGATCTGACCGACAACCAGTTCGCGGCCTTGGTGTCGTTCGCCTACAACGTCGGGCTCGGGGCGCTGGCGGGGTCGACGCTGCTGCGGAAGCTGAACGCGGGCGACTACGAGGGCGCCGCTGACCAGTTCCCGCGCTGGAACAAGGGTGGCGGCCGAGTATTACCCGGCCTCGTCCGCCGCCGTGCCGCCGAGCGCGACTTGTTCCTGTCCGATGCGTGA
- a CDS encoding metallophosphoesterase — MATPPISEAEAREALAAVEKYGSVAAASVAMGMPRTTLQSRVRSAKAREMAFSAKPTFTAPILPDGEVPIEEIIDRLCRGYGKRAEAEDARRLIPVTINREGPIGIVHIGDPHVDDDGCNWPLLRKHLDVIRKTDCLLGATVGDLQNSWIGRLARLYGNQETSARTAWRLVEWFVRSIPWLYIVKGNHDMWAGNGDPLDWMARSVPGPVEPWGCRIDLRFPNGRGVRVNARHDFSGHSMWSTVHGPVKAATMGWRDHILTCGHKHTSGYAVLKDPSTGLVSHAIRVGGYKQIDDYGKELGLPNQNIFPSAVTVIDPRFEDDDPRLVTTLFDVEEGAEYLTWRRRKAEKGSRAA; from the coding sequence ATGGCAACCCCTCCGATATCGGAAGCAGAGGCGCGGGAGGCGCTGGCGGCGGTCGAGAAATACGGGAGTGTCGCTGCCGCCTCCGTCGCCATGGGAATGCCGCGAACAACCCTGCAATCGCGGGTGCGGTCCGCAAAGGCACGGGAGATGGCGTTCTCCGCCAAGCCCACATTCACCGCCCCCATTTTGCCAGACGGCGAAGTGCCGATTGAAGAGATCATCGACCGCCTATGCCGGGGTTACGGGAAACGCGCGGAAGCCGAGGATGCCCGGCGGCTGATCCCGGTCACCATCAACCGCGAAGGCCCGATCGGGATCGTGCATATCGGTGACCCGCATGTGGACGACGACGGCTGCAACTGGCCGCTGCTGCGGAAGCACCTCGACGTAATCCGAAAGACGGATTGCCTACTCGGCGCCACCGTGGGCGACCTCCAGAATTCCTGGATCGGTCGCCTCGCCCGACTGTACGGCAATCAGGAGACGTCCGCACGAACGGCCTGGCGCCTGGTCGAATGGTTCGTCCGGTCGATCCCGTGGCTCTACATCGTCAAGGGCAACCACGATATGTGGGCCGGGAACGGCGATCCTTTGGACTGGATGGCGCGATCCGTCCCGGGTCCGGTCGAGCCATGGGGATGCCGGATCGATCTTCGCTTCCCCAATGGGCGAGGGGTGCGCGTCAACGCACGCCACGATTTTTCGGGCCACAGCATGTGGAGCACCGTTCACGGCCCGGTCAAGGCGGCAACGATGGGCTGGCGTGACCACATCCTGACCTGCGGGCACAAGCACACCTCCGGGTATGCGGTGCTGAAAGATCCCTCGACGGGGCTGGTGTCCCACGCGATCCGGGTCGGCGGCTACAAGCAGATCGACGACTACGGCAAGGAACTCGGCCTGCCGAACCAGAACATCTTCCCCTCCGCCGTGACCGTGATCGATCCCCGTTTCGAGGATGACGATCCGCGGTTGGTCACGACCCTGTTCGACGTCGAAGAGGGAGCGGAATACCTGACGTGGCGGCGGCGGAAGGCCGAGAAGGGGAGTCGCGCGGCATGA